A portion of the Drosophila mauritiana strain mau12 unplaced genomic scaffold, ASM438214v1 U_130, whole genome shotgun sequence genome contains these proteins:
- the LOC117149085 gene encoding immune-induced peptide 1-like, whose translation MRFAVITVFVLGVLGLANAVPLSPDPGDVIINGDCVNCNVRGGK comes from the exons ATGAGATTTGCAGTCATCACTGTCTTTGTGCTTGGTGTTCTGGGTTTGGCCAATG CTGTTCCGCTGTCACCCGATCCTGGAGATGTTATCATCAATGGCGACTGTGTAAATTGCAATGTTCGCGGtggcaaatag
- the LOC117149082 gene encoding immune-induced peptide 1-like has translation MKFFSVVTVFVLGLLAVANAVPLSPDPGNVLINDDYIRCTFHRGK, from the exons ATGAAATTCTTCTCAGTCGTCACTGTTTTCGTGCTCGGTCTGCTGGCTGTGGCCAACG cTGTTCCACTGTCGCCCGATCCAGGCAATGTGCTCATCAACGACGACTACATACGGTGCACTTTCCACCGTGGCAAGTAG